A part of Heliangelus exortis chromosome 3, bHelExo1.hap1, whole genome shotgun sequence genomic DNA contains:
- the FBXO25 gene encoding F-box only protein 25 isoform X3 produces the protein MPFLGQDWRSPGWRWIKTEDGWKRCEPFSPTLEDGSNQLNDISHTVILTGDDEDEEIYSTEDCEFAAKKRKKDHFRNNTDSQCFYREKWIYVHKESTKELLQLIAKSQLTSLSGAAQKNYFNILDKIVRKVMEDQYNPRLIKDLLQDLSSTLCILIRGVGKSVLVGNINIWICRLETILLWQQQLKNLQMNKEVNNGLTLSDLPLHMLNNILYRFSDGWDIITLGQVTPTLYMLSEDRQLWKKLCQYHFAEKQFCRHLILSEKGHIDWKLMYFALQKYYPIKEQYGDTLHFCRHCSILFWKDYHLALLLKDTGHPCTASDPNTCLMPVSPQHFIDLFKF, from the exons ATGCCATTTTTGGGTCAAGACTGGAGATCTCCTGGATGGAGATGGATTAAAACAGAAGATGGATGGAAAAGATGTGAACCCTTCAGTCCTACACTTGAGGATGGAAGTAATCAGCTGAATGATATCAGTCACACTGT CATCTTAACTggtgatgatgaagatgaagaaatatACAGTACTGAAGATTGTGAGTTTGcagccaagaaaagaaaaaaggatcaTTTTAGGAATAACACAGATTCACAAT gtttttatcGTGAGAAGTGGATCTATGTTCATAAAGAAAGCACCAAGGAA CTTTTGCAGTTAATTGCAAAATCCCAGTTAACCTCACTGAGTGGTGCTGCACAGAAGAACTACTTTAACATTTTGGACAAAATTGTGCGGAAGG tcATGGAAGACCAGTATAACCCACGATTAATCAAAGATCTTCTACAGGATCTGAGTTCTACTCTCTGTATACTTATTAGGGGAGTTGGAAAATCTGTGTTGGTAGGGAACATTAATATTTGGATATGCCGATTAGAAACCATCCTTCTGTGGCAACAACAACTAAAAAACCTCCAGATGAACAAG GAAGTCAACAATGGTCTCACTCTCAGTGATCTCCCCCTGCACATGCTGAATAACATCTTATACAGGTTCTCAGATGGCTGGGACATTATTACTCTGGGTCAAGTGACCCCAACTTTGTACATGCTCAGTGAAGACAGGCAATTGTGGAAAAAACTCTGCCAGTAccattttgcagaaaaacag TTTTGTAGGCATTTGATTCTATCCGAGAAAGGTCACATTGACTGGAAGCTGATGTACTTTGCACTTCAGAAATATTACCCAATAAAGGAACAGTATGGGGACACCTTACATTTCTGTCGACACTGTAGTATTCTGTTTTGGAAG GATTACCACCTTGCTTTGTTACTCAAG GATACAGGACACCCCTGCACAGCCAGTGATCCAAACACATGTCTCATGCCAGTATCTCCTCAGCATTTCATTGATCTCTTCAAATTTTGA
- the FBXO25 gene encoding F-box only protein 25 isoform X4, which produces MPFLGQDWRSPGWRWIKTEDGWKRCEPFSPTLEDGSNQLNDISHTVILTGDDEDEEIYSTEDCEFAAKKRKKDHFRNNTDSQCFYREKWIYVHKESTKERHGYCTLGEAFNRLDFSSAIQDIRRFNYVVKLLQLIAKSQLTSLSGAAQKNYFNILDKIVRKVMEDQYNPRLIKDLLQDLSSTLCILIRGVGKSVLVGNINIWICRLETILLWQQQLKNLQMNKEVNNGLTLSDLPLHMLNNILYRFSDGWDIITLGQVTPTLYMLSEDRQLWKKLCQYHFAEKQFCRHLILSEKGHIDWKLMYFALQKYYPIKEQYGDTLHFCRHCSILFWK; this is translated from the exons ATGCCATTTTTGGGTCAAGACTGGAGATCTCCTGGATGGAGATGGATTAAAACAGAAGATGGATGGAAAAGATGTGAACCCTTCAGTCCTACACTTGAGGATGGAAGTAATCAGCTGAATGATATCAGTCACACTGT CATCTTAACTggtgatgatgaagatgaagaaatatACAGTACTGAAGATTGTGAGTTTGcagccaagaaaagaaaaaaggatcaTTTTAGGAATAACACAGATTCACAAT gtttttatcGTGAGAAGTGGATCTATGTTCATAAAGAAAGCACCAAGGAA AGACATGGCTATTGCACACTGGGAGAAGCATTTAACCGCTTAGACTTTTCAAGTGCAATTCAGGACATCAGAAGGTTCAATTATGTGGTCAAA CTTTTGCAGTTAATTGCAAAATCCCAGTTAACCTCACTGAGTGGTGCTGCACAGAAGAACTACTTTAACATTTTGGACAAAATTGTGCGGAAGG tcATGGAAGACCAGTATAACCCACGATTAATCAAAGATCTTCTACAGGATCTGAGTTCTACTCTCTGTATACTTATTAGGGGAGTTGGAAAATCTGTGTTGGTAGGGAACATTAATATTTGGATATGCCGATTAGAAACCATCCTTCTGTGGCAACAACAACTAAAAAACCTCCAGATGAACAAG GAAGTCAACAATGGTCTCACTCTCAGTGATCTCCCCCTGCACATGCTGAATAACATCTTATACAGGTTCTCAGATGGCTGGGACATTATTACTCTGGGTCAAGTGACCCCAACTTTGTACATGCTCAGTGAAGACAGGCAATTGTGGAAAAAACTCTGCCAGTAccattttgcagaaaaacag TTTTGTAGGCATTTGATTCTATCCGAGAAAGGTCACATTGACTGGAAGCTGATGTACTTTGCACTTCAGAAATATTACCCAATAAAGGAACAGTATGGGGACACCTTACATTTCTGTCGACACTGTAGTATTCTGTTTTGGAAG TGA
- the FBXO25 gene encoding F-box only protein 25 isoform X2, which yields MPFLGQDWRSPGWRWIKTEDGWKRCEPFSPTLEDGSNQLNDISHTVILTGDDEDEEIYSTEDCEFAAKKRKKDHFRNNTDSQCFYREKWIYVHKESTKERHGYCTLGEAFNRLDFSSAIQDIRRFNYVVKLLQLIAKSQLTSLSGAAQKNYFNILDKIVRKVMEDQYNPRLIKDLLQDLSSTLCILIRGVGKSVLVGNINIWICRLETILLWQQQLKNLQMNKEVNNGLTLSDLPLHMLNNILYRFSDGWDIITLGQVTPTLYMLSEDRQLWKKLCQYHFAEKQFCRHLILSEKGHIDWKLMYFALQKYYPIKEQYGDTLHFCRHCSILFWKDTGHPCTASDPNTCLMPVSPQHFIDLFKF from the exons ATGCCATTTTTGGGTCAAGACTGGAGATCTCCTGGATGGAGATGGATTAAAACAGAAGATGGATGGAAAAGATGTGAACCCTTCAGTCCTACACTTGAGGATGGAAGTAATCAGCTGAATGATATCAGTCACACTGT CATCTTAACTggtgatgatgaagatgaagaaatatACAGTACTGAAGATTGTGAGTTTGcagccaagaaaagaaaaaaggatcaTTTTAGGAATAACACAGATTCACAAT gtttttatcGTGAGAAGTGGATCTATGTTCATAAAGAAAGCACCAAGGAA AGACATGGCTATTGCACACTGGGAGAAGCATTTAACCGCTTAGACTTTTCAAGTGCAATTCAGGACATCAGAAGGTTCAATTATGTGGTCAAA CTTTTGCAGTTAATTGCAAAATCCCAGTTAACCTCACTGAGTGGTGCTGCACAGAAGAACTACTTTAACATTTTGGACAAAATTGTGCGGAAGG tcATGGAAGACCAGTATAACCCACGATTAATCAAAGATCTTCTACAGGATCTGAGTTCTACTCTCTGTATACTTATTAGGGGAGTTGGAAAATCTGTGTTGGTAGGGAACATTAATATTTGGATATGCCGATTAGAAACCATCCTTCTGTGGCAACAACAACTAAAAAACCTCCAGATGAACAAG GAAGTCAACAATGGTCTCACTCTCAGTGATCTCCCCCTGCACATGCTGAATAACATCTTATACAGGTTCTCAGATGGCTGGGACATTATTACTCTGGGTCAAGTGACCCCAACTTTGTACATGCTCAGTGAAGACAGGCAATTGTGGAAAAAACTCTGCCAGTAccattttgcagaaaaacag TTTTGTAGGCATTTGATTCTATCCGAGAAAGGTCACATTGACTGGAAGCTGATGTACTTTGCACTTCAGAAATATTACCCAATAAAGGAACAGTATGGGGACACCTTACATTTCTGTCGACACTGTAGTATTCTGTTTTGGAAG GATACAGGACACCCCTGCACAGCCAGTGATCCAAACACATGTCTCATGCCAGTATCTCCTCAGCATTTCATTGATCTCTTCAAATTTTGA
- the FBXO25 gene encoding F-box only protein 25 isoform X1: MPFLGQDWRSPGWRWIKTEDGWKRCEPFSPTLEDGSNQLNDISHTVILTGDDEDEEIYSTEDCEFAAKKRKKDHFRNNTDSQCFYREKWIYVHKESTKERHGYCTLGEAFNRLDFSSAIQDIRRFNYVVKLLQLIAKSQLTSLSGAAQKNYFNILDKIVRKVMEDQYNPRLIKDLLQDLSSTLCILIRGVGKSVLVGNINIWICRLETILLWQQQLKNLQMNKEVNNGLTLSDLPLHMLNNILYRFSDGWDIITLGQVTPTLYMLSEDRQLWKKLCQYHFAEKQFCRHLILSEKGHIDWKLMYFALQKYYPIKEQYGDTLHFCRHCSILFWKDYHLALLLKDTGHPCTASDPNTCLMPVSPQHFIDLFKF; the protein is encoded by the exons ATGCCATTTTTGGGTCAAGACTGGAGATCTCCTGGATGGAGATGGATTAAAACAGAAGATGGATGGAAAAGATGTGAACCCTTCAGTCCTACACTTGAGGATGGAAGTAATCAGCTGAATGATATCAGTCACACTGT CATCTTAACTggtgatgatgaagatgaagaaatatACAGTACTGAAGATTGTGAGTTTGcagccaagaaaagaaaaaaggatcaTTTTAGGAATAACACAGATTCACAAT gtttttatcGTGAGAAGTGGATCTATGTTCATAAAGAAAGCACCAAGGAA AGACATGGCTATTGCACACTGGGAGAAGCATTTAACCGCTTAGACTTTTCAAGTGCAATTCAGGACATCAGAAGGTTCAATTATGTGGTCAAA CTTTTGCAGTTAATTGCAAAATCCCAGTTAACCTCACTGAGTGGTGCTGCACAGAAGAACTACTTTAACATTTTGGACAAAATTGTGCGGAAGG tcATGGAAGACCAGTATAACCCACGATTAATCAAAGATCTTCTACAGGATCTGAGTTCTACTCTCTGTATACTTATTAGGGGAGTTGGAAAATCTGTGTTGGTAGGGAACATTAATATTTGGATATGCCGATTAGAAACCATCCTTCTGTGGCAACAACAACTAAAAAACCTCCAGATGAACAAG GAAGTCAACAATGGTCTCACTCTCAGTGATCTCCCCCTGCACATGCTGAATAACATCTTATACAGGTTCTCAGATGGCTGGGACATTATTACTCTGGGTCAAGTGACCCCAACTTTGTACATGCTCAGTGAAGACAGGCAATTGTGGAAAAAACTCTGCCAGTAccattttgcagaaaaacag TTTTGTAGGCATTTGATTCTATCCGAGAAAGGTCACATTGACTGGAAGCTGATGTACTTTGCACTTCAGAAATATTACCCAATAAAGGAACAGTATGGGGACACCTTACATTTCTGTCGACACTGTAGTATTCTGTTTTGGAAG GATTACCACCTTGCTTTGTTACTCAAG GATACAGGACACCCCTGCACAGCCAGTGATCCAAACACATGTCTCATGCCAGTATCTCCTCAGCATTTCATTGATCTCTTCAAATTTTGA